In Arsenophonus sp. aPb, one DNA window encodes the following:
- a CDS encoding N-acetylmuramoyl-L-alanine amidase has product MRKLFMMLLVLMIVGCSSKTPIVDRGDYYIDKSFSSISQDDRVKFLIFHYTAVNDARSLQILTQAKVSAHYLIPEIPKIKSGKPVIFNLVPEDKRAWHAGLSNWNGRLNLNDSSIGIEIVNKGFTEDMLGYKVWYPFNEQQISAIIVLAKDIIKRYNITPDNVLAHSDIAPLRKYDPGKNFPWKRLADLGIGAWPDEMTVKKYLAGRSRYAQASVSIIQKYLQKYGYDKIPQTGELDEETRRTISAFQLHFRPANISGNADAETEAIARALVDKYRNQSS; this is encoded by the coding sequence ATGCGAAAGTTGTTTATGATGTTATTGGTGCTGATGATAGTGGGTTGTTCGTCAAAAACCCCTATCGTTGATAGAGGTGATTATTATATCGATAAATCTTTTTCATCGATAAGCCAAGATGATCGAGTGAAATTTTTAATATTTCATTATACGGCAGTAAATGATGCTCGCTCATTACAGATTTTAACTCAAGCTAAAGTAAGTGCTCATTATCTTATTCCAGAAATACCGAAAATAAAAAGTGGAAAACCGGTTATATTTAATCTTGTTCCGGAGGATAAAAGAGCATGGCATGCGGGTTTAAGTAATTGGAATGGTAGGCTTAATCTTAATGACAGTTCTATCGGCATAGAAATAGTCAATAAAGGGTTTACTGAAGATATGCTCGGCTATAAGGTCTGGTATCCTTTTAATGAACAGCAAATTTCCGCTATCATTGTTTTAGCTAAAGATATTATAAAAAGATATAACATAACCCCAGATAATGTTTTAGCACATAGTGATATTGCTCCATTGAGAAAGTATGATCCAGGTAAAAATTTCCCATGGAAACGTTTAGCTGACCTTGGTATTGGAGCTTGGCCAGATGAAATGACGGTTAAGAAATATCTAGCAGGGCGATCACGCTATGCGCAGGCTAGTGTGTCGATTATCCAAAAATATTTACAGAAATATGGTTATGATAAAATTCCTCAAACAGGCGAGCTTGATGAGGAAACACGTAGAACAATTAGTGCATTTCAGCTTCATTTCCGCCCAGCTAATATAAGTGGTAATGCGGATGCTGAAACCGAAGCTATTGCCCGTGCATTAGTTGACAAATATAGAAATCAGAGTAGTTAG
- a CDS encoding structural protein has translation MAIQRGIRNNNPGNIDYNPINKWQGALPHDPSIEKRFCRFESPECGIRAIMVLLRTYQQKYGLKTISDLINRWAPNNENNTSAYIISVSNSMNLPPKSVVNIKDKATLISLVKAIIFYENGQQPYNDTIFDKAYNII, from the coding sequence ATGGCCATTCAACGTGGTATTCGTAATAATAATCCAGGGAATATTGACTATAATCCTATTAATAAATGGCAGGGTGCCTTACCACATGATCCTTCAATTGAAAAAAGATTTTGTCGATTTGAATCTCCTGAATGTGGTATTCGCGCTATAATGGTTTTACTGAGAACATATCAACAAAAGTATGGTTTAAAAACTATATCCGATTTAATTAATCGATGGGCACCAAATAATGAAAATAATACTAGCGCATATATTATAAGTGTATCCAATAGCATGAATTTACCACCTAAGTCAGTTGTTAATATAAAAGATAAAGCAACATTGATTAGTTTAGTAAAAGCTATAATATTTTATGAAAATGGTCAGCAGCCTTATAATGATACAATTTTTGATAAAGCGTATAACATAATATAA